A genomic window from Brevibacillus agri includes:
- the erpA gene encoding iron-sulfur cluster insertion protein ErpA — MITLTERASLKVKEMLAAENKPGLFLRVGVRPGGCSGFTYGMGWDQEMKEGDVTFEQHGVKIVVDKDSYLYIKGTEIDFKESMMGGGFSIENPNAIASCGCGSSFKTALAEGKAEKCDD; from the coding sequence ATGATTACATTGACAGAGAGAGCCAGCCTGAAAGTAAAGGAAATGTTGGCGGCAGAAAATAAACCCGGATTGTTTTTGCGGGTAGGCGTCCGACCAGGCGGATGCAGCGGCTTCACCTATGGAATGGGCTGGGATCAGGAAATGAAGGAAGGCGACGTCACCTTCGAACAGCATGGCGTGAAAATTGTTGTCGACAAGGACAGTTACCTATACATTAAAGGAACCGAAATTGACTTCAAGGAATCCATGATGGGCGGAGGCTTTTCCATCGAGAATCCGAATGCGATTGCTTCCTGCGGCTGTGGCTCGTCGTTCAAGACGGCGCTGGCTGAGGGCAAGGCGGAGAAGTGCGACGACTAA
- the mqnE gene encoding aminofutalosine synthase MqnE, giving the protein MALDTIAIQDKSLAGIAEKVLHGERLTLEDGVTLFNSNDLLTIGQLANIVNYRKNEDKVYFLQNLYINPTNVCEAHCRFCGFRRDEGDEGAYTMNKEELLHYVETRFHPGIREFHIVGGHNQHKPFEYYVDNVRILKQAYPDVTIKAYTGAEIEFFSRISGLSIREVLQELTKAGLETLTGGGAEILTERYRMKMSPEKASTDMYLQVHRTAHELGLKTHTTMLYGSIETLEERVIHMLRLRELQDETNGFMVFIPLAVQPIKATAGIKRRNSAIDDLKTMAISRLMLDNFQHIKAYFINIGTQLTQLSLTMGISDAHGTLIEERISHSAGALTQQALTVDELVWLIKGAGKRALERDTFYNVIKEH; this is encoded by the coding sequence ATGGCGCTTGATACGATTGCCATCCAAGACAAATCACTCGCCGGAATCGCGGAAAAAGTCTTGCACGGTGAACGCCTGACTTTGGAAGACGGCGTTACTCTGTTTAACTCCAACGATCTCCTGACGATTGGACAATTGGCAAACATTGTCAATTATCGCAAAAACGAAGATAAGGTTTACTTTTTGCAAAATCTCTACATTAACCCGACAAACGTTTGCGAAGCTCACTGTAGATTTTGCGGATTCCGTCGCGATGAAGGCGACGAGGGTGCTTACACAATGAACAAGGAAGAGTTGCTTCATTATGTAGAAACCCGCTTCCATCCGGGTATCCGTGAATTTCACATCGTAGGCGGCCACAATCAGCACAAGCCGTTCGAATACTACGTGGACAACGTTCGCATTTTGAAGCAGGCTTATCCCGATGTCACCATCAAAGCGTACACCGGGGCTGAAATCGAGTTCTTCTCCCGCATCTCTGGCCTCTCCATTCGCGAAGTATTGCAGGAGCTGACAAAAGCCGGACTGGAAACGTTGACGGGCGGCGGCGCCGAGATTTTGACTGAGCGCTACCGCATGAAAATGAGCCCGGAAAAGGCGAGCACAGACATGTACTTGCAAGTTCACCGCACCGCTCACGAACTGGGCTTGAAAACACATACGACCATGCTCTACGGCTCCATCGAAACGTTGGAAGAGCGCGTCATTCACATGCTGCGCCTGCGCGAGCTGCAAGACGAGACGAACGGCTTCATGGTCTTCATCCCGCTCGCCGTTCAGCCGATCAAGGCAACGGCCGGAATCAAGCGCCGCAACTCCGCGATCGACGACCTGAAAACGATGGCGATCAGCCGCCTCATGCTGGATAACTTCCAGCACATCAAGGCTTACTTCATTAATATTGGGACACAGTTGACCCAGCTTTCGCTGACGATGGGAATTTCCGATGCGCACGGTACGTTGATCGAGGAGCGCATCAGTCACTCGGCAGGGGCCCTCACCCAGCAGGCACTGACTGTCGATGAACTGGTCTGGCTGATTAAAGGCGCTGGCAAACGCGCCCTGGAACGCGACACCTTCTACAACGTCATCAAAGAACATTAA
- a CDS encoding RNA polymerase sigma factor gives MDRNEIEQVVKEVRAGDIDQFGIIIDAMQRQLFVYCYHMLGHRQEAEDAVQEVFLKAYEQLDSYRQTVSFSAWLYKIAYHHCVNVLNRAKRGRILTLLRAGMQTFSKHEGEKKVEDTEYVSTPLHMAVSKLSASERNLLILRVVEEYSYDELAALFDTKPATLRKQYERIVKKCKSYMLVSEGGDSHDTISATR, from the coding sequence TTGGATCGTAACGAGATCGAGCAAGTAGTAAAGGAGGTCAGAGCCGGGGATATTGACCAGTTTGGCATCATCATCGACGCGATGCAAAGGCAGCTTTTCGTCTACTGCTACCACATGCTGGGACATCGCCAGGAAGCGGAGGATGCCGTCCAGGAAGTTTTCCTGAAAGCGTACGAGCAATTGGACAGCTATCGGCAGACCGTCTCTTTTTCCGCCTGGCTGTACAAGATCGCCTACCATCATTGCGTCAACGTGTTAAACCGGGCGAAACGCGGGCGTATCCTCACTTTGCTGCGCGCCGGGATGCAGACGTTCAGCAAGCATGAGGGCGAGAAGAAAGTCGAAGACACCGAGTATGTGAGCACCCCTCTTCACATGGCGGTATCCAAGCTGTCAGCGAGTGAGCGCAACCTGCTGATTTTGCGCGTCGTCGAGGAATACAGCTACGACGAGCTGGCCGCTTTGTTCGATACAAAGCCTGCCACGCTGCGAAAGCAGTATGAGCGAATTGTGAAAAAGTGCAAATCCTACATGCTCGTAAGTGAAGGCGGTGATAGTCATGACACGATCTCAGCAACAAGGTGA
- a CDS encoding cupredoxin domain-containing protein, protein MNKKWTLLVSAVAFSAMLMTACGGEKEQAANSNSTTEAPATATTGNAINIEASNWKFNQDTYEVKAGEEFTINFKSTEGFHGIGIEGLDVDIQKDGSKTLKVDQPGEYKIFCNVICGPDHGKMLATLVVK, encoded by the coding sequence GTGAACAAGAAGTGGACTCTGTTGGTTTCGGCAGTTGCCTTCTCGGCGATGCTGATGACAGCATGCGGCGGCGAAAAGGAGCAGGCGGCGAATAGCAATTCTACTACAGAGGCTCCAGCAACGGCGACTACTGGCAACGCGATCAACATCGAAGCTAGCAACTGGAAGTTTAACCAGGACACCTATGAAGTAAAAGCAGGCGAAGAGTTTACGATTAACTTCAAGTCGACCGAAGGCTTCCACGGAATCGGGATTGAAGGTTTGGACGTAGATATTCAAAAAGACGGCAGCAAAACGTTGAAAGTCGATCAGCCTGGTGAATATAAAATTTTCTGCAATGTCATCTGCGGGCCGGATCACGGTAAAATGCTCGCGACACTGGTAGTCAAATAA
- a CDS encoding HTH domain-containing protein: MIRLGAIIAQHSLKELVSVPMRLQDSCELVMLSYHRLHETPNLYRQNQQHVDGFVLTELAYAYLMQEWGSFPIPTYTLQISEQEFYKKLFQLSLRNRDLDFSRVYIDFVFAQNNFLGLKEVVGADSMPYTLSPVEVNDQIYEAVLDEHLRLWQAGKIDFSMTRMSNIVQALTDRGVPHLYVFPSPESVAAQFEQMATELSAIKLAESRIAIGHITIGNVETQKESLNEWELRQMLLHKSLLEFSTEKKVPFIIQKSASSFEIISSFKDLKLLTDNLTHCLLLTYLEKTLPFPVHIGWGVGNSMYKARMNAQSANSMSAAGKTSGTYVVTDSDQVIGPLGEETCLQYRNQITDYIQRWSEETDLSTLQLQKILAVLAKTESNELTADELAYHLGLTVRSANRILNRLEEKGVAKILYKKQEKLRGRPTKIYQIQLPANTDGQTV; this comes from the coding sequence ATGATCCGTTTGGGTGCGATCATTGCCCAGCACTCTTTGAAAGAATTGGTATCCGTGCCCATGCGCCTCCAGGACAGTTGCGAGTTGGTCATGCTGTCGTATCATCGCCTGCATGAAACGCCGAACCTCTACCGGCAAAACCAGCAGCATGTCGACGGCTTTGTCCTGACCGAGCTTGCGTATGCGTACCTCATGCAAGAATGGGGCAGCTTCCCGATCCCGACATATACCCTCCAGATCAGCGAGCAGGAATTTTATAAAAAGCTGTTCCAGCTTAGCCTGCGCAATCGCGACCTGGATTTTTCCAGAGTGTATATTGATTTTGTTTTTGCGCAAAACAACTTCCTTGGCTTGAAAGAAGTCGTCGGAGCGGACTCGATGCCGTACACGCTCTCACCGGTGGAAGTGAACGACCAGATTTACGAAGCGGTACTGGATGAGCATTTGCGGCTGTGGCAAGCGGGCAAGATCGACTTTTCGATGACGAGGATGAGCAACATCGTGCAGGCGCTGACCGATCGCGGAGTGCCGCATCTGTACGTGTTTCCTTCGCCGGAGTCGGTTGCCGCGCAGTTTGAGCAGATGGCAACGGAGCTTTCCGCGATCAAGCTGGCGGAGAGCCGGATCGCGATCGGACATATTACGATTGGAAACGTCGAGACACAAAAAGAGAGCCTCAACGAGTGGGAGCTGCGGCAAATGCTGCTGCACAAATCGCTGCTGGAGTTCAGCACCGAGAAAAAAGTGCCGTTCATCATCCAGAAATCCGCGTCGAGCTTCGAAATCATCAGCTCGTTCAAAGACTTGAAGCTCTTGACGGACAACCTCACTCATTGTCTTTTGCTCACCTATCTGGAAAAGACGCTGCCGTTTCCGGTGCACATCGGCTGGGGAGTGGGCAACAGCATGTACAAGGCGAGGATGAATGCCCAATCGGCGAACAGCATGTCGGCAGCAGGCAAAACTTCCGGCACGTACGTCGTGACGGACAGCGACCAGGTCATCGGGCCGCTCGGCGAGGAGACGTGCCTGCAATACCGAAACCAGATCACCGACTACATCCAGCGCTGGAGCGAAGAGACGGACTTGTCGACGTTGCAGTTGCAAAAAATTTTGGCCGTGCTCGCCAAAACGGAGAGCAACGAGCTGACGGCGGACGAGCTGGCGTACCATCTGGGACTTACGGTGCGCAGCGCCAACCGCATCCTGAATCGGCTGGAGGAAAAAGGCGTCGCGAAAATTTTGTACAAAAAGCAGGAGAAGCTGCGGGGGCGTCCGACGAAGATTTACCAGATTCAACTGCCAGCGAATACAGACGGCCAAACTGTTTGA
- a CDS encoding aspartyl-phosphate phosphatase Spo0E family protein, with the protein MRDVLLEKIELLRQRMVNMGLEFGLDHPEVLEYSMQIDQLHNELNQIDHNLSKAGRKKTYRFYLTENNAFFA; encoded by the coding sequence ATGAGGGACGTTTTGCTCGAAAAAATCGAACTCCTTCGACAGCGTATGGTAAATATGGGGTTAGAGTTTGGGTTGGATCATCCAGAAGTCCTAGAATACAGTATGCAAATTGATCAACTACACAACGAACTGAACCAGATAGATCATAATCTGTCTAAGGCAGGCCGAAAGAAGACGTATCGTTTTTATTTGACCGAGAACAATGCTTTTTTTGCATAA
- a CDS encoding RNA ligase family protein, with the protein MENKQTTFYRKYPRTFHLPWSRSKTDDDRILRDTSHFVGKEIVVTEKLDGENTSLYRDYMHARSIDSRDHPSRHWVKMLHGSIAHLLPPGYRICGENVFAKHSIGYAELTSYFYLFSVWDDQNVCLGWDDTVEWAELLGLKTPPVLYRGPWDEEKVKACYTRQSVFGGEQEGYVVRLTTSFAYADFKYSAAKFVRKNHVQTDQHWMAKAVEPNMLKLE; encoded by the coding sequence ATGGAAAATAAGCAGACGACCTTTTACCGAAAGTATCCGCGCACCTTTCATCTGCCCTGGTCCAGAAGCAAAACCGACGACGATCGGATTTTGCGCGATACCTCTCACTTTGTCGGCAAAGAAATCGTCGTGACGGAAAAGCTGGACGGAGAAAACACCAGCCTGTACCGCGACTATATGCACGCCCGCTCGATTGACAGCCGCGACCACCCTTCCCGCCATTGGGTCAAAATGCTTCACGGCTCGATCGCCCACCTGCTTCCCCCCGGCTACCGCATCTGCGGGGAAAACGTGTTTGCCAAACATTCGATTGGGTACGCGGAGCTGACGAGCTACTTCTACCTGTTCTCCGTCTGGGATGACCAGAACGTCTGCCTCGGTTGGGACGATACCGTCGAGTGGGCGGAGCTGCTGGGTCTGAAAACGCCGCCTGTCCTCTACCGCGGCCCGTGGGACGAGGAAAAGGTGAAGGCGTGCTACACGCGGCAATCCGTGTTTGGCGGCGAGCAGGAAGGGTACGTCGTGCGGCTTACCACTTCGTTTGCCTACGCCGATTTCAAATACAGCGCGGCGAAGTTCGTGCGCAAAAATCACGTGCAAACGGATCAGCATTGGATGGCGAAGGCTGTGGAACCGAATATGCTGAAGCTGGAGTAA
- a CDS encoding NAD(P)/FAD-dependent oxidoreductase, protein MKRLVILGGGYGGLRIIERVLSPDLPDDVFITLVDRMPFHGLKTEYYALAAGTTPEAHLRVNFPSDPRLTVKYGEVTAVDLDEQVVNFANGDALSYDWLVIGLGCEDRYHDIPGADQFTCSIQTMGATRNTYMAINNVNPYGTVTVVGGGLSGVEMAAELRESRPDLNVRIIDRGPSILSPFPKKLQEYASQWFIEHEVQLVSMANVTGVEPGVVYNHNQPVPSDVIVWTAGIQANRIVRALPIETDNIGRAKLNQYHQIPTHPNVYVVGDCASTITAPSAQTAEIQGDQIALMLKKDIKGEEYPASLPPLKHKGFLGSLGKKEGFASMGKVSLVGQMARVIKSGQLWMYKKHMG, encoded by the coding sequence ATGAAACGACTTGTGATCCTTGGTGGAGGATACGGGGGTCTTCGTATTATCGAGCGAGTCCTGTCCCCTGATTTACCAGACGACGTGTTTATTACCCTTGTGGACCGTATGCCGTTTCACGGCCTGAAAACAGAGTACTACGCTCTGGCCGCGGGCACTACGCCGGAAGCCCACTTGCGGGTCAATTTTCCAAGCGATCCTCGCCTGACCGTCAAATACGGCGAAGTTACCGCAGTGGATTTGGACGAGCAGGTCGTCAACTTTGCGAACGGGGACGCCCTCTCGTACGATTGGCTCGTCATCGGATTGGGCTGTGAGGACCGTTACCATGACATCCCTGGTGCAGATCAGTTTACTTGCTCGATCCAAACCATGGGAGCTACCCGCAACACATACATGGCAATCAATAATGTAAATCCATATGGTACGGTTACCGTTGTGGGTGGTGGTCTCTCCGGTGTGGAAATGGCGGCAGAGCTGCGCGAAAGCCGTCCTGACCTGAATGTGCGGATCATCGACCGTGGCCCGAGCATTTTGAGCCCATTCCCGAAAAAGCTGCAGGAATACGCTTCCCAATGGTTTATCGAGCACGAGGTACAGCTTGTCTCCATGGCCAACGTCACCGGAGTCGAGCCTGGCGTCGTGTACAACCATAACCAGCCGGTTCCAAGCGATGTCATCGTCTGGACAGCCGGCATTCAGGCCAACCGCATCGTCCGCGCCCTGCCGATCGAGACAGACAACATCGGACGAGCCAAGCTGAATCAGTATCACCAGATTCCTACCCATCCAAACGTCTACGTCGTAGGCGACTGTGCGAGCACGATCACTGCGCCGAGTGCCCAGACAGCCGAGATTCAAGGGGATCAGATCGCCCTGATGCTGAAAAAAGACATCAAAGGCGAAGAATACCCGGCTTCTCTGCCACCGCTCAAGCACAAAGGCTTCCTCGGTTCTCTCGGCAAAAAAGAAGGCTTTGCCAGCATGGGAAAAGTCTCCCTGGTCGGTCAGATGGCCCGCGTCATCAAAAGCGGACAGCTCTGGATGTACAAAAAACATATGGGATAA
- a CDS encoding DUF1450 domain-containing protein: MKPLVEFCASNVSSYTQPVVDALENDPELDVDVLEYGCLGYCGECYMEPFALVNGKLLKAPSADELLAKIKHCLREEEEMLDADFPL, translated from the coding sequence ATGAAACCATTGGTAGAATTTTGCGCGAGCAACGTTTCTTCCTACACGCAGCCCGTCGTAGATGCGCTGGAAAACGACCCCGAGCTGGATGTGGATGTTCTCGAATACGGCTGTCTTGGCTACTGCGGAGAATGCTACATGGAGCCGTTCGCACTGGTGAACGGCAAACTGTTGAAAGCTCCGTCAGCCGATGAATTGCTTGCGAAAATCAAGCACTGCTTGCGCGAGGAAGAAGAGATGCTGGACGCAGATTTTCCTCTGTAA
- a CDS encoding DUF4153 domain-containing protein, translated as MAEWSQEQKALQWLLLGAFAIGCLGDLLFYGKEFGISYLLFVIAMYALYGWQARRHGQLSFSRKHVYGWLLTVPIVLLALSFALFSNEYFQLFNFVLVPILFVLQTMLLTGRHKAKWYELGFVGELLETLFYFTLKHTRLPFALTREWLKARMNQEKYGVLKKVMIGVGISLPILLVVLTLLSQADQVFGHFLHEIPNRMIDLDAVEGAFRLFLIGLVTLLVFGYLYSLFGKREEAVEIPLPPKEGKLVWDGVILVTVLAMIDLVYAAFTYVQISYLFSGAKAALPDGLTYAEYAKNGFNELVTVTVINFLILLCTMHLVSRAKRLLYRVVQVLLTVLTVCTSFMLFSAYFRLSLYEEAYGYTHSRLLAHIFMIFLLILFAIALCKIWRHTFSLIKYYAVVSLVSYVLLNYINMDVIIAKNNMERYYATKSIDVEYLGRLSYDVVPYLLELKADESLREDVAYYLENMREELQAEASWQSFNLSKYRARQQLQLP; from the coding sequence GTGGCGGAATGGTCACAAGAGCAAAAAGCGTTGCAGTGGTTGCTGCTGGGGGCGTTCGCAATCGGCTGTTTGGGGGATCTTTTGTTTTACGGCAAGGAGTTTGGCATCTCGTATTTGCTGTTTGTCATCGCGATGTATGCGCTGTACGGCTGGCAGGCCAGGCGGCACGGGCAACTAAGCTTTTCGCGAAAGCATGTGTACGGGTGGCTGCTGACGGTGCCGATTGTCCTGCTGGCGCTGTCCTTCGCCCTGTTTTCCAACGAATATTTTCAATTGTTCAACTTTGTTCTCGTGCCGATTTTGTTCGTGCTCCAGACGATGTTGCTCACGGGGCGGCACAAGGCGAAGTGGTACGAGCTTGGCTTTGTGGGCGAGTTATTGGAAACGCTGTTTTACTTCACGCTCAAGCATACGCGCCTGCCCTTTGCCTTGACGAGAGAATGGCTCAAGGCGCGGATGAATCAGGAGAAGTACGGCGTGCTGAAAAAAGTGATGATCGGGGTAGGAATCTCGCTGCCGATTTTGCTCGTCGTGCTGACGCTGTTGTCGCAAGCAGATCAGGTGTTTGGGCATTTTTTGCACGAAATTCCGAACAGGATGATTGACCTGGATGCGGTAGAAGGCGCCTTTCGCCTGTTTTTGATCGGGCTTGTGACGCTGCTCGTATTCGGCTACCTGTACTCGCTTTTTGGCAAAAGGGAGGAAGCTGTAGAAATTCCGCTGCCGCCAAAAGAGGGCAAGCTGGTCTGGGACGGCGTGATTTTGGTGACGGTTCTGGCGATGATTGATTTGGTGTACGCCGCGTTTACATATGTCCAGATTTCGTATTTGTTCAGCGGAGCCAAAGCGGCGCTCCCGGACGGCCTGACCTATGCCGAGTACGCCAAAAACGGCTTCAATGAGCTGGTGACGGTAACGGTGATTAATTTTTTGATCCTGCTCTGCACCATGCACCTGGTTTCGCGGGCCAAGCGGCTGCTGTACCGGGTCGTGCAGGTGCTGCTCACTGTGTTGACGGTATGCACGAGCTTCATGCTCTTTTCCGCCTATTTTCGGCTGTCGCTGTATGAGGAGGCGTACGGTTACACGCATAGCCGTCTGCTCGCGCACATCTTCATGATCTTTTTGCTGATCTTGTTCGCGATCGCCTTGTGCAAAATTTGGCGGCATACGTTTTCGCTCATCAAGTATTATGCGGTGGTGTCGCTCGTGAGCTACGTGCTGCTCAACTACATCAACATGGACGTCATCATCGCCAAAAACAACATGGAGCGCTACTATGCCACGAAAAGTATCGACGTCGAGTATTTGGGCAGGCTGTCGTACGATGTGGTTCCGTATTTGCTGGAACTGAAGGCGGACGAATCGCTGCGCGAGGACGTCGCGTATTATTTGGAAAACATGCGGGAGGAATTGCAGGCAGAGGCGAGCTGGCAGTCGTTCAACCTGTCGAAGTATCGGGCAAGGCAGCAATTGCAGTTGCCGTAG
- a CDS encoding M55 family metallopeptidase, producing MSEGIGNAAISIHPNVAQKNIKEQVSAVLADDLSKYRVALPETFHVEIAFREHYLAYRGSFYPGAKQTGAKTVEYESNDYMDVLRFLFFVL from the coding sequence GTGAGCGAAGGCATCGGCAATGCGGCAATCTCGATCCATCCGAACGTCGCGCAAAAAAACATCAAGGAGCAGGTTTCGGCGGTATTGGCGGATGACCTGTCCAAATACCGGGTAGCGTTGCCGGAAACGTTCCACGTAGAGATCGCCTTCCGCGAGCATTACTTGGCGTATCGCGGTTCGTTCTACCCGGGCGCGAAGCAGACGGGAGCGAAAACCGTCGAGTACGAATCGAACGATTACATGGACGTGCTGCGCTTTCTGTTTTTCGTCCTGTAG